Genomic window (Prevotella melaninogenica ATCC 25845):
CTTTGTTGTTTCGATAGGTCTCCATCATATCGTTGAAGGTCTGCGAAACGTGCAACTCTGGTAGATTGCCGTGGTTTAAGCTGAAAGTAACCGTACCATCATCCTCTGTGTCAATGATAAAGTCAGGTGTTATCTGTTGCAGGTTACGTCCTTGTGTCTCACCCATTGACGACCCCGGCTTCGGATTCAACTTACGAATCTCACGCTGAAGTGCCTCTACTTGAAGGTCAGACAGCGACAATGCGCTTTGAATCTTATCCCAATGCTTCTTTTTGAAAGCGTCGAAATGATGCGAAAGGATATTGTAGATGTATTTATACAGATGACTATCTTTCTCCCACTCACCGTTCTCAACCTTACGATCTATCTGCAACAAGAGACATTCTTGCAAGTCTCTTGCACCGATACCAGCTGGGTCAAAGTCCTGCAGAATCTTCAGTACCTCCTCTAATTCCTTAGTTGACGCGTCAATCCCATAGTAGATAGCTAACTCATCGCTGATACTATCGAGGTCTTTTCGTAAGAGTCCGTCATCATCAAGACTACCGATAAGATACTCCAAGATACTCTTCTGCCTTTCAGTAAGCTCTCTTTCTCCCACCTGCTCATTGAGTTTATCAATGAAGGAAGTTGTGTCTCCATACACAATCTCCTCATATTCAGCATTATTTCGTTGCTGTCTTGAATCGTATGTAGGAAGATCATCATCCGAACGCATACGCTCCAATGCCGAGTCGAGCGCATCTTGTCGTTCTTCTCGTTCCTGAAGTGTGTCGAAATCATCGTCTTCTGAATGCTCTACAGTATCGTTGTCGTCAATGCTATCAGTCTCCTCCCCTCCTGCTTCTAAGGCAGGATTATCATCGAGTTCAGCATTAACACTTTCCTCTAATTCTGTCAGTGGCATCTCCAACAACTTTACTTGCAGCATCTGCTGTTGTGAGAGACGCTGCACTTGTTGCTGTTTCTGGGTCTGAATCTGTACTTGTTCCTGTGCCATTGTTTACCTGAATTGTGCTACAAAAGTACTAAAAAAACAAGTATAATCAAGTGAAATATTCCTTTAATTGTGCTGCTAAGGCAGAAAGTTTCTCTGGGTTATCATTTCCATAACGGTTCCATACCTCCTGACAGGGCATTAATAAGGGCGATATCAGAAGGTCGTCACGGTTCAGATAGGGGTCGCAGAGTTGGAACACATCCATTACCTCTACAATCATTTGTGGTTTTATCTTCATCAGTTTAGCAAGGTCTATCACCTCAGGTGTCTCCGCTGCCATTGTAATAGGAGTAAGACGGAAATAGAGATCGAGAATCATAATAAGCATAAAAGGCTTCAGCTCTGTAGCCCCCCCTTCCACTGGTAGGAAGTCATGTTCAAAGGTTTCGCGCACCTTCACACCATCATAGAACTTCTTAGGTTGCCCAAACCCCTTCATCGA
Coding sequences:
- the rpoN gene encoding RNA polymerase factor sigma-54; the encoded protein is MAQEQVQIQTQKQQQVQRLSQQQMLQVKLLEMPLTELEESVNAELDDNPALEAGGEETDSIDDNDTVEHSEDDDFDTLQEREERQDALDSALERMRSDDDLPTYDSRQQRNNAEYEEIVYGDTTSFIDKLNEQVGERELTERQKSILEYLIGSLDDDGLLRKDLDSISDELAIYYGIDASTKELEEVLKILQDFDPAGIGARDLQECLLLQIDRKVENGEWEKDSHLYKYIYNILSHHFDAFKKKHWDKIQSALSLSDLQVEALQREIRKLNPKPGSSMGETQGRNLQQITPDFIIDTEDDGTVTFSLNHGNLPELHVSQTFNDMMETYRNNKANMNRQEKEALLYAKEKVEKAQGFIEAVKQRRHTLQVTMKAIIDIQRKFFQDGDEADLKPMILKDIADRTGLDISTISRVSNIKYAQTRWGTFPLRFFFTDSYTTEDGEEMSTRKIKLALKEVIDKEDKRKPLSDDALAKVMKEKGFPIARRTVAKYREQLGLPVARLRKE